In bacterium, the following proteins share a genomic window:
- the hprK gene encoding HPr(Ser) kinase/phosphatase, translated as MSVSLTVSRLLRDKGRQFGLRSVAGESGLDGSIQSAELNRPGLAFAGFLDVYSHDRIQILGNTEIAFLQRMGADERRANLERAMAYEIPCIIVTTGLTPPDEMVELAEQRAIPLLCTNHPTSRFWGMLSFYLEREFAPQTTVHGVLVDVFGIGVLITGSAGVGKSESGLELIERGHRLVADDVVIIKRLAKNLVVGSAASNVAHHMEVRGLGIVDVELLFGAGSVREEKRIALVVRLERWTEETILDRLGIDEHYTNILGVDIREFRIPVEPGRNISILVEVAALQHRIQSQGRNPAKELNDRLIKQMTRSRLV; from the coding sequence GTGAGCGTTTCACTCACCGTTTCTCGTCTCCTGCGCGATAAGGGCAGGCAGTTCGGCCTGCGCTCCGTCGCCGGGGAATCGGGTCTCGACGGCTCGATCCAGAGCGCCGAGCTCAACCGGCCTGGTTTGGCCTTTGCCGGATTCCTGGACGTCTACTCCCACGATCGCATTCAGATTCTCGGCAACACGGAGATCGCCTTCCTCCAGCGCATGGGCGCAGACGAGCGCCGTGCGAATCTCGAGCGCGCGATGGCCTACGAAATCCCCTGCATTATTGTCACCACGGGGCTGACGCCGCCGGATGAGATGGTGGAACTGGCCGAGCAACGTGCGATTCCGCTGCTTTGCACGAATCACCCAACGTCCCGCTTCTGGGGCATGTTGTCATTCTACCTCGAACGTGAGTTCGCTCCCCAGACTACCGTGCATGGCGTGTTGGTGGACGTGTTCGGCATCGGTGTGCTGATCACCGGCTCGGCCGGCGTGGGAAAATCGGAGAGCGGCCTGGAACTGATCGAGCGCGGCCATCGCCTGGTCGCCGATGATGTCGTTATCATCAAGCGCCTCGCGAAAAACCTCGTCGTCGGCAGCGCCGCCAGCAACGTGGCGCACCACATGGAAGTCCGCGGGCTCGGTATCGTTGACGTCGAGCTGTTATTCGGCGCTGGATCGGTGCGCGAGGAAAAGCGAATCGCCCTCGTTGTGCGTCTTGAGCGCTGGACCGAAGAAACCATCCTGGACCGCCTCGGTATAGATGAGCACTATACGAACATCCTCGGCGTGGACATTCGCGAGTTCCGCATCCCCGTCGAGCCCGGCCGCAACATCTCGATTCTTGTCGAGGTCGCGGCTTTGCAGCACCGCATCCAGTCCCAGGGCCGCAACCCAGCCAAGGAATTGAACGATCGACTGATCAAGCAGATGACCCGCTCGCGGCTCGTCTGA